ACTTGAAAATAAAATGCGGATAATTGAAAAAGATATGGAGTCAGTAATTTATAACAGCGAAAAATATAACCGGCTAATGAATAGTTATTCTAATGTTTTATCAGAATATGATGCCATAGATGGATATATCATTGAGAAGAAGATTACCAAGATTTTAATGGGACTTGGATTAAGAAAAGAGGTTTTATCAATTCCTATAATTAATTTAAGCGGAGGAGAAAAGATGAGAGTGCTTATTGCAAGAATGCTATTAAAGGAACCAGATTTAATTATATTAGATGAACCAACTAATCATCTTGATATTAATGCATTAGAGTGGTTAGAAGAGTTTCTTGAAAAATTTGAAGGAGGAGTACTTTTTGTGTCCCATGACAGATATTTTTTAGAGGGTGTTTCAACAAGAATTGCTGAACTTCAAGAAGGAACTATAATAGAAAAAAGTTGCAGTTACTCGAATTTTATTGAGCAAAAAAATATTCTTAGAGCATATGCGTTGAAGGAACAAAAAGCTTTAAATTGGAAAATGAAAAATATAAATAGAGTAAATGATGAACTCAAAAAGAAGGGGAAAATCAGAGCTGCCAAAAGTAGGAACAAGACAGTTGTTCGTATCAATGAAGAACTTAAGAAAGATATACAAATTTTAAAAGAACGGGAACATCTTAAGAGAGATGATGGAATAAAACTAAAGTTTAAGGAATTAAAGAAGGTTAGTAAAGATATAGTGTGGGCAGAAGGATTAGTAAAATCATTTGGAGATGTTTCTTTATTTAATGGAGCTAACTTTCATATAAGAGGTGGAGAACGTATAGGAATAATTGGTGCCAATGGATGTGGTAAAACTACCTTGATTAGAATTATTTTAGGCGAAGATAATGATTATAAGGGTATTGTGAAAATTGGAGAATGGGTTAAATATTCATATTTAAGTCAGGATATTAATTTTCAGGATGAAGAGAGAACTATAGTGGAAGAAATATTGTTTAGGAAAGAAATGAATATGAATTTAATAAGAGAGCATCTAAGCCCTTTTAAATTTTATGGAGAGGACCTATATAAGAAAATAAAAGTTTTAAGTGGCGGAGAAAAGCTAAGGCTATATTTGTCTTGCATAATATTAGAAAATTCTGACTGTCTGATATTAGATGAACCAACTAATCATTTAGATATTCAGGCAAGAGAAGCTGTAGAAAATGCTATTTTGGAATTTAAAGGGACAGTTATTGCTATATCTCATGATAGGTATTATCTAAATAACTGTGTCAACAGAATATTAGAAGTTACATCAGAAGGTAAGATTATTTCTTATGACGGAAATTATGAATTTTATAAAAATAGTAAAAAGTTAAAGTTAGAAATTGAATTAAGGGATACTAAATCAGTGGGATCAAATAGTAAAAAACAAGGAAACATCAAAGCCCCCCCAAATTGTGTGGTAAAAAATAAGGATAATGCTACTAATACAGGGAATGTAGAAAATAAAATAATACAACTAGAAGAAAAAATCATTGAATTTGAGGAATCCTTTGATAAATCTACTCCTAGTGAAAAGTATAGTGAATATTCTATAATGCTTGAAGAGGTTAGTAAGTTATATAGTAATTTATAAAATAGATAGGAACTGCTTAAACTGAGCAGTTCTTTTTAATTTTGGGATGAGGTGAGATTATTAGGGAAATGTTTAATTGACCAATTTTGTATCATTTCTAATGCTGGGAAAAGGTCTTTGCCAATTTCTGTTAGTAGGAACTCTACTTTAGGTGGAACTTCTGGGTAAACTATTTTTAAAATTAAACCATCTCTTTGAAGTTCTTGTAATTTCTCATTAAGAACTTTCTGACTAACACCACAGGTTATTCTTTGAAGTTCTAAAAATCTCTTTGGACCATCACTTAGGTGGCATAAGATAACTGCTTTCCATTTGCCACGAATTAATTCCATTCCAAGATCTATATTACAAACGTATTTTTTACCATTATGTATGATCATTTATACACCTACCTATGAAAAATTTATGAAATAAAAGCATCATAAATAAGTATTATTATATACCATTGAATCTATAGTATCAATTTACTTAGAAATAAATTTGACGGAAATCATTGGAAATACAACAATTCATACCTTTAGGTAAGTTACCTTACCTAAAAGTGCATACTTGTTCTATATTTTTTTAGAGCGTATACTTTAAAATAGAAATGTGGTTAATTCAACAAAATAAGAAGGAGTGAATTTAAATGATAACTATAGTTGCAAAAAATTTAATAAAACAAGGTAAAGCAGAGGAATTTAAAGTTTTAGCGGAAAGACTTATAAATGAAAGCAGAAAAGAAAGTGGATGTATATCTTACAACTTATATGAGGATTCTAATAATTGTAATATATTGACTTTTATAGAAGAATGGGAAAATAAAGAAGCAATTAATCTTCATAATAACTCAGAACATTTTACTAGTATTGTTCCGAAATTTGGAGTGTTCAAGGAAAGCCAGTCAGAGGTTAACTTATATAAAAGGGTATAACATAATATTTGTGAACTTGTTCATAGATATGATTGCTTTAAATATAATTAGAAGGTAGGTAAAACTAATGAAAGTTGTAGCATTTAACGGAAGTCCAAATAAAGAAGGAAACACTTATCATGCAATAAAAATGGTTTTAAGTGAACTTGAAAAAGAAGGAATAGAAACGGAAATCATTCATGTAGGTAATAAGTCAATTAGAGGATGTATTGCTTGTAATCAATGTGCAAAAAATAAAAATGAGAAATGTGTGCTTCCTGGTGATGAGGTTAATGAGTGGATTCAAAAGTTGAAGAGCGCAGATGGGATAATTTTAGGCTCTCCTGTTCATTATTCATCCATGGGAGGAACAATGAAATCATTTTTAGATAGAGCTTTTTATGTGGCAGGTAATAATAATGGAATGTTAAGACATAAGGTTGGTGCATCCGTTGTTGCTGTAAGGCGAGCAGGTGGGATTCCAACTTTTAATCAGCTGAATAATTTTATTAATTATTCGGAAATGCTAATGCCAACTTCAAATTATTGGAATGTCGTTAATGGCACAAGCCCAGGAGAGGTATTGCAAGATGAAGAGGGTGTACAAATCATGAGAGTGCTCGGGAAGAATATGGCATGGCTTATGAAATTAGTTGAAAATGGAAAAGAAAATGTTAAAGCACCAGAAAGAGAAGATAAAATATTCATGAACTTTATTCGTTAATATTCTCTATAATTATTGAATATATTAACCAGTTATATAGTATTTTAAAAATGGAAAAGAACTGCCGAGGCTCAGCAGTTCTTTTCCATTTTGTTTAAGTAAGTTTCTAAATTATAGCATCTCGATAAAGGCAGCAATTCTTGTTTTAAGTTGACCTACATCATTTTGAGAATAATCTGTCTCTAAACTCATATATGGAGTATGCTTTTCTTCTTTCATAAATTTATTGATTGAGTAACTTTCCACACTATAAGTATGACAGGCCTGTAAAATTACATCTATTACACCATCTACTTTGTACTCATCTACTAAAGTCGAAAGAGAAGTTATTCTTCCATCATTAGGGCTCATACATGAACAAGGTATATTTAAATACTTTTTAGTAAGAGCGTCTATTGGATCTATATTTTCATCTACTAATTCTTGAGTTGCTTTTATTCCTGTGCAGTTTTCATAACAAACAACTACACCCTCATTTTCTTCTATGATTTTAATGATTTTATCTGTAGCTCCACCTAAAGGACACCCAGTAATTAATATCCTTTTTCTACTTTCACTTACTTTTTTATTGCCTTTTTCATAGTCTTCTTTTATATCTTGAGTAAACTTTGTAAGGGTTTTTATGTGGGCTTCTTTATCTGTTTTAAAGGTAGCACCATATAATACTTGAAGCATTTCAGTTCCAGTAATAGGGGGAGGGCACATTTTCCCTAGTTCATAAAAATCTATTAGTGCTTTTCTTTCTCTGTTTCTAAGATTAATGGCTTCCTTAAGTTTTTCCTGTGTGATTTCTACGTCAAATTCACTTTCTAATCTCTCTTTAAATAAAATCATTTCATTTTTCCAAGCATTAAAGGCAGCCTCACCCTTGTTAGTTTGGGGCAATTGCATTACGTGCATTGGTTTAATTTGTCCAAGATATTCATACATTTTTTTCTTTCCATCACAAGTAGTTTCTCCAACTATCATATCTGAGAAATAAAAATATGGACATTTATCTGTTAAACCAAAACCGTAGCTTGATTTAATAAGTGGACATAAATTTTTGGGAAGATGTTTTTCAGCTTCAGAAATAGGTTCATCACTCATACTACAAAGTGAAATAGGAATAGCACCTGCAGCCATAATAAGCTCCCAGGGACTGTATGTACAATAAGTTCCTACTATTTTTTTTCCGTCATCTTTTAAATTTTTTACATCAACAAACCCCTTTTGTCTTGCTTCATTGAATTCATTAAATATTTTAGGTAAATCATTCATAGTATGTAGACCTCCTTAAAACTCTAAAAATTATTCCATAACACTCTAATTATAGAATTTCCATATTATGAAGTCTAATAGGTTTTTCATATTGATTAGCTGTTGTCTATTTAAAATATCAATAAGTGGAATCTTATTGGCTTATATATGCGAATCGTACATTAATTTATAACATTAGAGATATCTATGGTGCACATTTTCAACAATTAATGTATAATGTAATTAAAATAATGATTAACAATACATAAAAGCTTGGGTGTAATGATGATTTTAGGAATAGTAGGTGATATTAAAGGAAATATTATATATTCACTTAAGGTTGAAAGTGCAAAACAAATTGCCTCAGTGATGATGATGGGAGATCCTGTTACGGAACTAGATGATATGGCACAAAGCGCTTTATCGGAGCTTTCAAATATGCTCACTGCAAATGCAAGCACTAATTTTGCGGAAAATGGAACAAATATCAATATTTCAACCCCAACATTAATGCATGGAAATGATTTTGAAGCAAAGATGAACACTGATCAAGTTTTATGTATTAGCATTGTTGTTGACAATATTCCAATTGAAATTAATATTGCATTTAATAAGTTTTAATAATAGATAAACCCTTCTTGAAATGGAAACGAATATATATATGTACTTAATATTATGTCCGATTATTAATAAAACCACCCTTTAGATAAAGATAGGCTAACCCTATCTTTTTTTTGCTTATAAGAAGATTTATGCTTATGATTACTAGCTATAGCAAATGATTTAAATAAATTACCATATATTATGCAGAAAAGAAATATATATCAAGTTTTTTTAAAATATTACGATAATTAAATAGTGGAAATAGTTAAAAAATATGAATATAAATGAGAAAAAAGACACTAAAGAGAAGGAGTGGTTTTAGGTGAAAAAAATAAGCACTAAAATAATAGCTTTAAATATTTTAGTTGTACTCCTAACCGCAATATTAATTGGGGGAGTGGCAGCCTATAGAATGTCAGTTCTAAGTAATAATACTATTACAACAATTGATACTACTGTTAGAAATGATTATGATGAAAAAATCAAAAGTGGAGTAGAAAATGTTATAACCATGCTAGAGGGTATTAATAAAAAATATAAAGCTGGAGAAATGACTTTAGAACAGGCTAAGAAACTTGGAGCAGATTTAACACGTGAAATGAAATATGGTGAAGGTGGGTATTTTTGGATAGATACCGTTGAAGGAGTAAATGTAGTTCTTCTTGGGGGTGTGTCCGAAGGAACAAACAGACTTGAGTTAAAGGATGTAAAAGGGAAATATCTAGTCAAAGAAATTATAGAAAATGGTTTAAAAGAAAAAGGCGGATATACAGATTATTGGTTTCCTAAAAAAGGGGAACAAACACCATTACCCAAAAGAGGATACAGTAAAGCCTTTAAAGACTTTAATTGGGTTATTGGTACAGGTAATTATGTGGACGATATAGATAAATTTATTTTAAGTGAAAAGACTGTTTTGAGCAAATCATTTGTTGAAAGTGTAATTTATTTTTCCATTTTAGTAATATTAGTTATAGGATTATCCGTAATCATTGCATTTTATTTTAGTAAAAAAATATCTAATCCTATTTTAATTATAAGTAAGCTAGTGGATAAGACCGCAAAACTGGATTTAGTTTATGATAAAAGTTATGAAAAGGTTTTAGACTATAAAGATGAAACAGGCATAATTGGAAAAGCGGTTGTTAATTTAAGAAGTGCACTTAGAGACATCACCATTAATTTACAAAACAATTCTCAAGAGGTTCTTCAATATTCAAAAGATATGACAATTGCTACAGATGAAACAGTACAATCTATAGAGGCGGTATCTGTAGCAATCGAGGAGCTAGCCAAGGGGGCGACAAATCAAGTGCAAGATGCTCAAAGTGGTGCAAGGGAACTTGCAGATCTTGCGGAAGAAATTAATACTGCTGTAAATAGTTCAGAGCTATTAAAAGATTATTCTAATGAGACCAAATTAGTAAATGCAGAGGGACTACAATCTATGAAGCTTCTTACTGAAAGATTTAAGGAAAGTAACAAATATAATGAAGAAGTAGTAGAAAATATATCTATGCTTGCAAATAAATCAAATTCTATCGGAGAGGTTATAAGCACTATACAGGCTGTAGCAGAGCAAACCAATCTTTTAGCTTTAAATGCTGCTATAGAAGCCGCTAGAGCTGGAGAAGCTGGAAGGGGATTTGCAGTAGTAGCTGAAGAAGTAAGGAAGCTTGCTGAAAAAACTGCAGAAGCCACTAATGAAATTACAGATATGATTGTGGAAATTCAAGGAGAGATTAGCAAAGTTACATTGAATATAAATAAGGGAGCAACTATAAATAAAGAAGCAAACCTATCTATGGAGCTATCACAAAAATCTTTTAATGTTATAGAAAAAGCTATTGCTAACATGATTTCTCAAATAGATACCTTGGGTTCTAATATCAATAATGTAGATAAAAATAAAGAGAGGGTATTACAAGCTATAGAAGGAATGTCAGCAATATCAGAACAATCTGCGGCTTCAACCCAGGAAATATCTGCATCTATGGAAGAACAGACTAGTACTATGGAAGAAATATCAAATACTTCAGAAAATCTTGAGAAGATTGTAGCTAAATTGGATGAGATAGTACAGAAGTTCAAACTTTAATATATAAAATTTCAAATATAAAAAGTTTAGAATAAAAATTGTCCTTGGTGGTTAATATAATCCTAGAAAGGGGAGTTTTTAATGCCAAATAAAGCTACAAAAATGAATATACAACATGATTTAAATAAGAG
This DNA window, taken from Clostridium estertheticum, encodes the following:
- the abc-f gene encoding ribosomal protection-like ABC-F family protein, with amino-acid sequence MSLLVFENIMKEYKNQVVLKEVNLRIERGERVALIGANGSGKTTLLRIATGQENCDSGKVFVAKNIRMAYLSQDMFEIRDEEQGNTALHYEKVIQLENKMRIIEKDMESVIYNSEKYNRLMNSYSNVLSEYDAIDGYIIEKKITKILMGLGLRKEVLSIPIINLSGGEKMRVLIARMLLKEPDLIILDEPTNHLDINALEWLEEFLEKFEGGVLFVSHDRYFLEGVSTRIAELQEGTIIEKSCSYSNFIEQKNILRAYALKEQKALNWKMKNINRVNDELKKKGKIRAAKSRNKTVVRINEELKKDIQILKEREHLKRDDGIKLKFKELKKVSKDIVWAEGLVKSFGDVSLFNGANFHIRGGERIGIIGANGCGKTTLIRIILGEDNDYKGIVKIGEWVKYSYLSQDINFQDEERTIVEEILFRKEMNMNLIREHLSPFKFYGEDLYKKIKVLSGGEKLRLYLSCIILENSDCLILDEPTNHLDIQAREAVENAILEFKGTVIAISHDRYYLNNCVNRILEVTSEGKIISYDGNYEFYKNSKKLKLEIELRDTKSVGSNSKKQGNIKAPPNCVVKNKDNATNTGNVENKIIQLEEKIIEFEESFDKSTPSEKYSEYSIMLEEVSKLYSNL
- a CDS encoding winged helix-turn-helix transcriptional regulator, giving the protein MIIHNGKKYVCNIDLGMELIRGKWKAVILCHLSDGPKRFLELQRITCGVSQKVLNEKLQELQRDGLILKIVYPEVPPKVEFLLTEIGKDLFPALEMIQNWSIKHFPNNLTSSQN
- a CDS encoding putative quinol monooxygenase, with protein sequence MITIVAKNLIKQGKAEEFKVLAERLINESRKESGCISYNLYEDSNNCNILTFIEEWENKEAINLHNNSEHFTSIVPKFGVFKESQSEVNLYKRV
- a CDS encoding flavodoxin family protein → MKVVAFNGSPNKEGNTYHAIKMVLSELEKEGIETEIIHVGNKSIRGCIACNQCAKNKNEKCVLPGDEVNEWIQKLKSADGIILGSPVHYSSMGGTMKSFLDRAFYVAGNNNGMLRHKVGASVVAVRRAGGIPTFNQLNNFINYSEMLMPTSNYWNVVNGTSPGEVLQDEEGVQIMRVLGKNMAWLMKLVENGKENVKAPEREDKIFMNFIR
- a CDS encoding double-cubane-cluster-containing anaerobic reductase; its protein translation is MNDLPKIFNEFNEARQKGFVDVKNLKDDGKKIVGTYCTYSPWELIMAAGAIPISLCSMSDEPISEAEKHLPKNLCPLIKSSYGFGLTDKCPYFYFSDMIVGETTCDGKKKMYEYLGQIKPMHVMQLPQTNKGEAAFNAWKNEMILFKERLESEFDVEITQEKLKEAINLRNRERKALIDFYELGKMCPPPITGTEMLQVLYGATFKTDKEAHIKTLTKFTQDIKEDYEKGNKKVSESRKRILITGCPLGGATDKIIKIIEENEGVVVCYENCTGIKATQELVDENIDPIDALTKKYLNIPCSCMSPNDGRITSLSTLVDEYKVDGVIDVILQACHTYSVESYSINKFMKEEKHTPYMSLETDYSQNDVGQLKTRIAAFIEML
- a CDS encoding chemotaxis protein CheX, encoding MMILGIVGDIKGNIIYSLKVESAKQIASVMMMGDPVTELDDMAQSALSELSNMLTANASTNFAENGTNINISTPTLMHGNDFEAKMNTDQVLCISIVVDNIPIEINIAFNKF
- a CDS encoding methyl-accepting chemotaxis protein, with translation MKKISTKIIALNILVVLLTAILIGGVAAYRMSVLSNNTITTIDTTVRNDYDEKIKSGVENVITMLEGINKKYKAGEMTLEQAKKLGADLTREMKYGEGGYFWIDTVEGVNVVLLGGVSEGTNRLELKDVKGKYLVKEIIENGLKEKGGYTDYWFPKKGEQTPLPKRGYSKAFKDFNWVIGTGNYVDDIDKFILSEKTVLSKSFVESVIYFSILVILVIGLSVIIAFYFSKKISNPILIISKLVDKTAKLDLVYDKSYEKVLDYKDETGIIGKAVVNLRSALRDITINLQNNSQEVLQYSKDMTIATDETVQSIEAVSVAIEELAKGATNQVQDAQSGARELADLAEEINTAVNSSELLKDYSNETKLVNAEGLQSMKLLTERFKESNKYNEEVVENISMLANKSNSIGEVISTIQAVAEQTNLLALNAAIEAARAGEAGRGFAVVAEEVRKLAEKTAEATNEITDMIVEIQGEISKVTLNINKGATINKEANLSMELSQKSFNVIEKAIANMISQIDTLGSNINNVDKNKERVLQAIEGMSAISEQSAASTQEISASMEEQTSTMEEISNTSENLEKIVAKLDEIVQKFKL